One window of the Pseudofrankia sp. DC12 genome contains the following:
- a CDS encoding EAL domain-containing protein has product MRAMRAAVQRSGYLIALPLVGTLFLVVMLVAPSEVQMLPSTIAALTVSAATLAYLLLDRRHDVRRQALVVSLAMTAAMTTAILGGDGSRAPLAFLLWFPWAGSYAGLVSPRRAPAAAVTGAIAAALTVAMGVRGGLTAIPLTYVSCLLSTIGAAAFASGFLGWGRGQAFNDPLTGLTNRAGLIHAAEPAIAEMLLAGRSAILMVLDVNRFREINTALGHQAGDEALREFANLLRGVKPTPLFAGRLGGDEFVLVLPGPELAAEDDDERRDRLGRVGRNVLDQLDGLVRIRGIDVELESTAGLAVAPRNGERLSALLPCADAALANAKRDGARVGVWTSGMAGTVGVRSWELALHAQLRRAIANRELVLYYQPLQDAATGQVAGVEALVRWCHPERGLLPPGSFLPMAERSTLIIDLTWWELDEALGQCAAWMREGLEIPVSANLSARMLIVDDLPRLITRRLEAYDLPPDMLTLEITESALISQPARAAAMLGELRTAGVKLALDDFGTGYSSMEILKALPFDEMKIDKGFVADARGSLPDVAIVRSVVDLGHRLGLRVVGEGVEDEESARMLIELGVDLLQGDALSPPVPADQLAALLRGGYQPVAASAEAAEAAEAAEPAAGATVPAAAAPETAPAPPDADRPAAVEADESPTVAAHKAARLVVPEKTTELWVRTGMAAPNPPDEAERLVALRRYRILDTPPEPQFDALATLAAQVTDCRYGYLVFIDANREWFKAVHGVEVTDLGARVGPGSYIVASGEYLEIADTTRDLRYAHLARIEPAHVIFVAGAPLRTAEGRILGALSVSDRVPRRLTSAQRIALQELAAHTMRLLDARLERLLLEEVEEGLDRLDRFWHRRDLAAAAAVFTDTVRSLCGADTAAVMLPDLPGSSVFRVTGLSVAKGARPVSTVGMRTTLEAEEVVRKVAGSRRPVFVPDASASTVLSPSMARKMEVASALMVPLLGEGGAQGLVAVRWVRPMPKLDPAVLRAVTLFTGQGRHTLERLLTAAGRPAGPAPHTGPASPNGRGGRRGSGRGSATVLGNRADPASASGPSARPCSAVADSPGDDARSLGDIGSTRGDGRAGGDHDGRSDRRTRPADTAHRAR; this is encoded by the coding sequence ATGCGAGCGATGCGCGCGGCGGTCCAGCGGAGCGGCTACCTGATCGCGCTCCCGCTGGTCGGCACGCTGTTCCTCGTCGTCATGCTCGTGGCGCCGTCCGAGGTCCAGATGCTCCCCTCGACGATCGCGGCCCTCACGGTCTCGGCCGCCACCCTCGCCTACCTGCTGCTCGACCGGCGCCACGACGTGCGCCGGCAGGCGCTCGTGGTGTCGCTGGCGATGACGGCCGCCATGACGACCGCGATCCTCGGCGGCGACGGCTCCCGCGCGCCGCTGGCCTTCCTGCTCTGGTTCCCGTGGGCGGGCAGCTACGCCGGCCTGGTCTCCCCCCGGCGCGCCCCGGCGGCCGCGGTGACCGGCGCGATCGCTGCTGCCCTCACCGTCGCCATGGGCGTCCGCGGCGGCCTGACCGCCATTCCGCTGACCTACGTGTCGTGCCTGCTGAGCACGATCGGCGCCGCGGCTTTCGCCTCCGGCTTCCTCGGCTGGGGCCGTGGCCAGGCGTTCAACGACCCGCTGACCGGGCTGACGAACCGCGCCGGCCTGATCCACGCCGCCGAGCCGGCGATCGCCGAGATGCTGCTCGCCGGCCGCTCGGCGATCCTGATGGTGCTCGACGTGAACCGCTTCCGGGAGATCAACACCGCGCTCGGCCACCAGGCCGGCGACGAGGCGCTGCGGGAGTTCGCCAACCTGCTGCGCGGGGTGAAACCGACGCCGCTGTTCGCGGGCCGGCTCGGCGGCGACGAGTTCGTCCTGGTCCTGCCTGGCCCGGAGCTGGCCGCCGAGGACGACGACGAACGCCGCGACCGGCTCGGGCGCGTCGGGCGAAACGTGCTCGACCAGCTCGACGGGTTGGTCCGTATCCGTGGCATCGACGTCGAGCTCGAGTCGACCGCGGGCCTGGCGGTCGCGCCGCGCAACGGCGAACGGCTTTCCGCGCTGTTGCCGTGCGCCGACGCGGCGCTCGCCAACGCCAAACGCGACGGTGCCCGGGTCGGGGTCTGGACCAGTGGGATGGCCGGGACGGTCGGCGTCCGCTCCTGGGAGCTGGCGCTCCACGCCCAGCTGCGCCGGGCGATCGCCAACCGCGAGCTGGTCCTCTACTACCAGCCGCTGCAGGATGCGGCGACCGGCCAGGTCGCCGGCGTCGAGGCGCTGGTGCGCTGGTGCCATCCGGAGCGTGGCCTGCTGCCGCCGGGCTCGTTCCTGCCGATGGCCGAACGCTCCACCCTGATCATCGACCTGACCTGGTGGGAGCTGGACGAGGCGCTCGGCCAGTGCGCCGCCTGGATGCGCGAGGGCCTGGAGATCCCGGTGTCCGCGAACCTGTCCGCCCGCATGCTGATCGTCGACGACCTGCCCCGGCTGATCACCCGCCGGCTCGAGGCCTACGACCTGCCCCCCGACATGCTCACCCTGGAGATCACCGAGAGCGCGCTCATCTCCCAGCCGGCCAGGGCCGCGGCCATGCTGGGGGAGCTGCGGACCGCCGGGGTGAAGCTCGCGCTCGACGACTTCGGCACCGGCTACAGCTCGATGGAGATCCTCAAGGCGCTCCCGTTCGACGAGATGAAGATCGACAAGGGCTTCGTCGCGGACGCCCGCGGCAGCCTGCCGGACGTCGCGATCGTCCGGTCGGTCGTCGACCTCGGCCACCGGCTCGGCCTGCGCGTCGTCGGCGAGGGGGTCGAGGACGAGGAATCCGCCCGGATGCTCATCGAGCTCGGCGTCGATCTGCTCCAGGGTGACGCCCTCTCGCCGCCGGTGCCGGCCGACCAGCTGGCCGCGCTGCTGAGGGGCGGCTACCAGCCCGTCGCTGCCTCCGCCGAGGCCGCCGAGGCCGCCGAGGCCGCCGAGCCGGCAGCCGGGGCGACCGTGCCCGCCGCCGCGGCGCCGGAGACCGCCCCGGCACCGCCGGACGCTGATCGTCCCGCGGCCGTGGAGGCGGACGAGAGCCCCACCGTCGCCGCACACAAGGCGGCCCGGCTCGTGGTGCCGGAGAAGACCACCGAGCTGTGGGTCCGGACCGGGATGGCCGCGCCCAACCCGCCGGACGAGGCCGAACGGCTCGTGGCGCTGCGCCGTTACCGCATCCTCGACACGCCGCCGGAGCCCCAGTTCGACGCCCTGGCCACGCTGGCGGCACAGGTCACCGACTGCCGCTACGGCTACCTGGTCTTCATCGACGCCAACCGGGAGTGGTTCAAGGCGGTCCACGGCGTGGAGGTGACCGATCTCGGCGCCCGGGTCGGCCCCGGGTCGTACATCGTGGCCTCCGGCGAGTACCTCGAGATCGCCGACACCACCCGCGACCTGCGATATGCCCACCTCGCCCGGATCGAGCCGGCCCACGTGATCTTCGTGGCCGGCGCGCCGCTGCGGACCGCGGAGGGCCGGATCCTGGGCGCGCTCAGCGTCTCCGACCGGGTGCCGCGCCGCCTCACCAGCGCCCAGCGAATCGCGCTTCAGGAACTGGCCGCGCACACCATGCGGCTGCTCGACGCCCGGCTGGAACGGCTGCTGCTCGAAGAGGTCGAGGAGGGCCTGGACCGGCTGGACCGGTTCTGGCACCGCCGCGACCTTGCGGCCGCGGCCGCCGTGTTCACAGACACGGTCCGGTCGCTCTGTGGCGCGGACACGGCGGCCGTCATGCTGCCCGACCTTCCTGGCTCGTCCGTCTTCCGGGTCACCGGGCTGTCCGTCGCCAAAGGCGCCCGGCCGGTCTCCACAGTCGGGATGCGCACCACGCTCGAGGCCGAGGAGGTCGTGCGCAAGGTGGCGGGATCACGCCGGCCGGTGTTCGTCCCAGACGCCTCGGCGAGCACCGTGCTCTCGCCGTCGATGGCACGCAAGATGGAGGTCGCGTCCGCGTTGATGGTGCCGCTGCTGGGCGAGGGCGGCGCGCAGGGCCTGGTCGCGGTCCGCTGGGTCCGGCCGATGCCCAAGCTCGACCCGGCCGTGCTCCGCGCGGTCACGCTGTTCACCGGGCAGGGCCGGCACACCCTCGAACGGCTGCTAACCGCCGCAGGCAGGCCCGCCGGCCCCGCCCCTCACACCGGCCCCGCCTCGCCCAACGGCCGTGGCGGGCGACGTGGCTCGGGCCGTGGCAGCGCCACCGTACTCGGCAACCGCGCCGACCCGGCCAGCGCCTCGGGCCCGTCCGCCCGGCCGTGCTCGGCCGTCGCGGACTCGCCCGGGGACGACGCCCGGTCCCTGGGCGACATCGGCTCGACGCGAGGCGACGGCCGCGCAGGCGGCGACCACGACGGCCGGTCCGACCGCCGCACCCGCCCAGCCGACACCGCCCACCGGGCCCGCTGA
- the polA gene encoding DNA polymerase I: MQPDVAQRGGTGSEITGSRLAASQAGAPESPVDAADAPPADAAPARAPARRAARASGSRAAARPATRPAASAARSAPRPGVPRLLLLDGNSLAYRAFFALPVENFSTTTGQPTNAVYGFTSMLINALRDEQPTHVAVAWDLPAPTFRHAQYAEYKAGRAETPSDFVGQISLIHQVCDALAVPSLSAASYEADDVIATLATQGEFDGMDVLIVTGDRDALQLVTGQVTVLMTRKGISDMVRYTPEEVEAKYGLTPAQYPDFAALRGDPSDNLPSVPGVGEKTATKWIQQFGSLAELVDRADEVSGKAGQSLRDHLGNVIRNRSLTELARDVPLGRAPADLRLVPWDREAVHTLFDTLQFRVLRERLYQALAIVEPAAGDGGFAVELELLAAGDVTEWLAEHTTGGARTGLHLRGGWGRGTGTVAGVALAASDGKAAWIDPTQLTPADEQGLGAWLADPAKPKAAHDVKGPMLALAELGFGLAGVTSDTALAAYLALPGQRSFDLGDLVLRYLHRELKADEAPSDGQLTLDVEVEGVEEPAEAEVDVVRARAVAELADALDGDLERRSAATLLRDIELPLLTVLAGMERAGIAADAEYLADLQSQYGAEVTKVVEAAHEIVGRPFNLGSPKQLQQILFDELGLPKTKKIKTGYTTDADALAWLATQSEHPLIPTLLRHRDVARLKTVVESLLPMIDDAGRIHTTFNQMIAATGRLSSTDPNLQNIPIRTAEGRQIRRAFVVGPGYETLLTADYSQIEMRIMAHLSRDAGLIEAFASGEDLHTFVAAQAFNLPVAEVDPELRRRIKAMSYGLAYGLSAYGLATQLGIHPDEAREHMEAYFARFGGVRDFLRGVVDQARKDGYTETILGRRRYLPDLTSDNSQRRQMAERMALNAPIQGSAADIIKIAMLGVDRGLRDAGLRSRLLLQVHDELVLEIAPGEREQAESLVRAEMANAYTMSVPLEVSAGSGHTWDDAAH; this comes from the coding sequence ATGCAGCCCGACGTCGCCCAGCGAGGTGGTACGGGGTCCGAGATCACCGGGTCCCGCCTCGCAGCGTCTCAGGCCGGGGCGCCCGAGAGCCCGGTCGACGCCGCCGACGCGCCACCTGCCGACGCCGCGCCCGCCAGGGCGCCGGCGCGGCGTGCCGCACGGGCGTCAGGATCGCGGGCTGCGGCCAGGCCCGCCACGCGGCCGGCCGCGTCGGCCGCCAGGTCCGCGCCCAGGCCCGGCGTGCCCCGGCTCCTGCTGCTCGACGGGAACTCGCTGGCCTACCGGGCCTTCTTCGCGCTGCCGGTGGAGAACTTCTCGACCACGACCGGGCAGCCGACGAACGCCGTCTACGGCTTCACCTCGATGCTGATCAACGCGCTGCGAGACGAGCAGCCGACCCACGTCGCCGTCGCCTGGGACCTGCCCGCGCCCACTTTCCGGCACGCCCAGTACGCCGAGTACAAGGCCGGCCGCGCCGAGACGCCGAGCGACTTCGTCGGCCAGATCAGCCTGATCCACCAGGTCTGCGACGCGCTCGCGGTGCCGAGCCTGTCGGCCGCGAGCTACGAGGCCGACGACGTCATCGCGACCCTGGCGACCCAGGGCGAGTTCGACGGCATGGACGTCCTCATCGTCACCGGCGACCGGGACGCCCTCCAGCTCGTCACAGGCCAGGTCACCGTCCTGATGACGCGCAAGGGCATCAGCGACATGGTCCGGTACACCCCGGAGGAGGTTGAGGCCAAGTACGGCCTGACCCCGGCGCAGTACCCGGACTTCGCGGCGCTGCGCGGCGACCCGTCCGACAACCTGCCGTCCGTCCCCGGGGTCGGCGAGAAGACCGCCACCAAGTGGATCCAGCAGTTCGGCAGCCTGGCGGAGCTGGTCGACCGGGCCGACGAGGTCAGCGGCAAGGCCGGCCAGTCGCTGCGGGACCACCTCGGCAACGTCATCCGCAACCGGAGCCTGACCGAGCTCGCGCGCGACGTCCCGCTCGGCCGCGCCCCCGCCGACCTGCGGCTGGTGCCGTGGGACCGGGAGGCCGTGCACACACTGTTCGACACGCTGCAGTTCCGGGTGCTGCGCGAGCGGCTCTACCAGGCGCTCGCGATCGTCGAGCCGGCCGCCGGCGACGGTGGCTTCGCGGTCGAGCTCGAGCTGCTCGCGGCCGGCGACGTCACCGAGTGGCTCGCCGAGCACACGACGGGCGGCGCCCGGACGGGTCTGCACCTGCGCGGCGGCTGGGGCCGGGGCACCGGGACCGTCGCGGGGGTGGCGCTGGCCGCGTCCGACGGCAAGGCCGCCTGGATCGACCCGACCCAGCTCACGCCGGCCGACGAGCAGGGCCTCGGCGCCTGGCTCGCCGACCCGGCGAAGCCCAAGGCCGCCCATGACGTGAAGGGCCCGATGCTCGCTTTGGCTGAGCTGGGCTTCGGCCTGGCCGGCGTCACCAGCGACACCGCGCTGGCCGCCTACCTGGCGCTGCCCGGCCAGCGCTCATTCGACCTGGGCGACCTGGTTTTGCGGTACCTGCACCGGGAGCTGAAGGCCGACGAGGCCCCGTCCGACGGCCAGCTGACCCTGGACGTCGAGGTCGAGGGCGTCGAGGAGCCGGCCGAGGCCGAGGTGGACGTGGTGCGGGCCAGGGCCGTCGCGGAGCTCGCCGACGCGCTCGACGGCGACCTGGAGCGCCGCTCCGCCGCCACGCTGCTGCGCGACATCGAGCTGCCGTTGCTGACAGTCCTCGCCGGCATGGAGCGGGCCGGCATCGCCGCCGACGCCGAGTACCTGGCCGACCTGCAGTCCCAGTACGGCGCCGAGGTCACCAAGGTCGTCGAGGCCGCCCACGAGATCGTCGGCCGGCCGTTCAACCTTGGCTCACCCAAGCAGCTCCAGCAGATCCTGTTCGACGAGCTGGGTCTGCCCAAGACGAAGAAGATCAAGACCGGCTACACCACCGACGCGGACGCGCTCGCGTGGCTGGCCACCCAGTCCGAGCACCCGCTCATCCCGACCCTGCTGCGCCACCGCGACGTCGCCCGGCTCAAGACGGTCGTCGAGTCGCTGCTCCCGATGATCGACGACGCGGGCCGCATCCACACCACGTTCAACCAGATGATCGCGGCCACCGGCCGGCTGAGCTCGACCGACCCGAACCTGCAGAACATCCCGATCCGGACCGCCGAGGGCCGCCAGATCCGCCGCGCCTTCGTGGTCGGCCCCGGCTACGAGACGCTGCTGACGGCCGACTACTCGCAGATCGAGATGCGGATCATGGCGCACCTCTCGAGGGACGCCGGCCTGATCGAGGCGTTCGCCTCCGGCGAGGACCTGCACACCTTCGTCGCGGCCCAGGCGTTCAACCTGCCGGTCGCCGAGGTCGACCCGGAGCTGCGCCGCCGGATCAAGGCGATGTCGTACGGGCTGGCCTACGGCCTGTCCGCCTACGGGCTCGCCACCCAGCTCGGCATCCACCCGGACGAGGCCCGGGAACACATGGAGGCCTACTTCGCCCGGTTCGGCGGCGTCCGCGACTTCCTGCGCGGCGTCGTCGACCAGGCCCGCAAGGACGGCTACACCGAGACCATTCTCGGGCGCCGCCGCTACCTGCCCGACCTGACCAGCGACAACTCCCAGCGTCGCCAGATGGCCGAGCGCATGGCGCTCAACGCGCCGATCCAGGGCTCCGCCGCGGACATCATCAAGATCGCGATGCTGGGCGTCGACCGTGGCCTGCGCGACGCCGGGCTGCGGTCCCGGCTGCTCCTCCAGGTCCACGACGAGCTTGTCCTGGAGATCGCCCCGGGCGAGCGTGAGCAGGCCGAGAGCCTGGTCCGGGCCGAGATGGCGAACGCGTACACCATGTCGGTACCGCTGGAGGTCTCGGCCGGCTCCGGCCACACCTGGGACGACGCCGCCCACTAG
- a CDS encoding hotdog fold thioesterase, with protein sequence MTVETEPADTVGPRQQAELLAQLNAHRGELAERLGIELIAATPERVVGQMPVEGNRQPYGLLHGGASVALAETVGSIAAMLNAGPSRAAVGLDINATHHRAMTSGTVTAVATRIHAGRSAAMFDIRITDEQGRPVCTSRLTCMLRDQPPAGGTVPGRG encoded by the coding sequence ATGACTGTGGAGACCGAGCCGGCGGACACGGTCGGGCCGCGCCAGCAGGCCGAGCTGCTCGCACAGCTGAACGCCCACCGGGGCGAGCTCGCCGAGAGGCTCGGCATCGAGCTGATCGCGGCCACCCCGGAACGCGTGGTCGGCCAGATGCCGGTCGAGGGCAACCGCCAGCCCTACGGGCTGCTGCACGGGGGCGCCTCGGTGGCACTCGCCGAGACCGTCGGCTCGATCGCCGCGATGCTCAACGCGGGCCCGAGCCGGGCGGCCGTCGGCCTGGACATCAACGCCACCCACCATCGGGCGATGACGTCGGGCACCGTCACGGCCGTGGCGACCCGGATTCACGCCGGCCGCTCGGCCGCGATGTTCGACATCCGCATCACCGACGAGCAGGGCCGCCCGGTCTGCACCAGCCGCCTGACCTGCATGCTGCGCGACCAGCCGCCAGCCGGCGGGACAGTCCCCGGCCGCGGCTGA
- a CDS encoding ABC transporter ATP-binding protein, producing MTDPEPPVPEAGVPGPSTGAGAAIPWARGRASLPVPVVPARPGPRFGWAPDATTVPSPGSLPQSRPILDVAGLTLRFGGLTSLDDVSLRQPRGTVLAVIGPNGAGKTSLFNCLTGTYKPRRGSAHFWPTRDPGLGSWASLGPGPAGARQPSDGERTDDPAEPGEVRLGRAAPVDEPDVARKPVELLGRSAHRVARLGIARTFQNIRLFGDLTALDNVRVGVEVRARVGAGRALLPLPFVRREARAVEAASWELLDFAGLADRAGQPAASLPYGAQRRLEIARALGTRPTLLLLDEPAAGATAAERRDLVELIGQIRARGVSILLIEHDIRLVAAVADTVLAMTFGKVIATGTPDEVRADPAVVEAYLGTAVTAP from the coding sequence ATGACCGATCCCGAACCGCCTGTCCCCGAGGCCGGGGTCCCCGGTCCGTCCACTGGTGCGGGCGCGGCGATCCCGTGGGCGCGTGGGCGCGCGTCGCTGCCGGTGCCGGTGGTGCCGGCCCGGCCAGGGCCGCGCTTCGGCTGGGCGCCGGACGCCACGACGGTGCCGTCGCCTGGCTCGTTGCCGCAGTCGCGGCCGATCCTCGACGTCGCGGGCCTGACCCTGCGGTTCGGCGGGCTGACCAGCCTCGACGACGTCTCGCTGCGCCAGCCGCGCGGCACGGTGCTGGCCGTGATCGGCCCGAACGGAGCCGGCAAGACCTCCCTGTTCAACTGCCTCACCGGCACCTACAAGCCCCGCCGGGGCAGTGCCCACTTCTGGCCGACCCGTGACCCGGGACTCGGCTCCTGGGCGTCGCTCGGCCCCGGGCCGGCCGGCGCGCGGCAGCCATCGGACGGCGAGCGCACCGACGACCCGGCGGAACCGGGGGAGGTCCGCCTGGGACGGGCCGCTCCGGTGGACGAACCGGACGTCGCGCGCAAGCCGGTCGAGCTGCTCGGCCGCTCCGCCCATCGGGTGGCTCGGCTGGGGATCGCCCGCACGTTCCAGAACATCCGGCTGTTCGGCGACCTGACGGCCCTCGACAACGTCCGGGTCGGCGTCGAGGTGCGGGCTCGCGTCGGTGCCGGCCGGGCGCTGCTGCCGCTGCCGTTCGTGCGCCGGGAGGCCCGCGCGGTCGAGGCGGCCAGCTGGGAGCTGCTGGACTTCGCCGGTCTGGCCGACCGGGCCGGGCAGCCCGCGGCGAGCCTGCCCTACGGCGCCCAGCGCCGGCTGGAGATCGCCCGGGCTCTGGGCACTCGCCCGACGCTGCTGCTGCTGGACGAGCCGGCCGCCGGCGCGACGGCAGCCGAGCGGCGCGACCTCGTCGAGCTGATCGGTCAGATCCGGGCGCGCGGCGTCAGCATCCTGCTCATCGAGCACGACATCCGGCTCGTCGCCGCCGTCGCCGACACGGTCCTGGCGATGACCTTCGGCAAGGTGATCGCCACCGGCACCCCCGACGAGGTCCGCGCCGACCCGGCCGTGGTGGAGGCCTACCTGGGTACCGCGGTGACGGCGCCGTGA
- a CDS encoding branched-chain amino acid ABC transporter permease, translated as MSSGEPIAQLAVDGLTVGALYAVIALGYTLVYGVLQLINFAHSEVFMLGAFGGLYAARAFVPGGAGGAGAPPGGLAAVGLVAIGLVAGGLAGALAALGLERAAYRPLRRRGAPRLAYLISAIGASMFALNLAGKEFGRQNVPVPSLFRDGTVMRVAGAKVSTLTLVIGAAALAMLLLVDRLVRATRLGQSIRAVAEDAETATLLGVDVDRVIVATFVLGGLLAGAGGFLYAMTFNASYTMGFVPGIKAFTAAVLGGIGNVRGAVLGGLLLGVVESFGGYLLEASYKDVIAFVVLVGVLLLRPSGLLGARLGRPA; from the coding sequence GTGAGTAGCGGCGAGCCGATCGCGCAGCTCGCGGTCGACGGCCTGACCGTCGGCGCGCTGTACGCGGTGATCGCCCTCGGGTACACGCTCGTCTACGGGGTGCTGCAGCTGATCAACTTCGCGCACAGCGAGGTGTTCATGCTGGGTGCGTTCGGCGGCCTGTACGCGGCCCGTGCCTTCGTGCCCGGGGGAGCGGGCGGCGCCGGCGCCCCGCCCGGCGGGCTGGCCGCCGTCGGCCTCGTCGCGATCGGCCTCGTCGCCGGCGGGCTCGCCGGGGCACTCGCGGCGCTCGGGCTGGAGCGGGCCGCCTACCGGCCGCTGCGGCGGCGCGGCGCTCCTCGGCTCGCGTACCTGATCAGCGCGATCGGAGCCTCGATGTTCGCGTTGAACCTGGCCGGCAAGGAGTTCGGTCGCCAGAACGTGCCGGTGCCGTCGCTGTTCCGGGACGGGACGGTCATGCGCGTCGCGGGCGCGAAGGTCTCGACTCTGACGCTGGTGATCGGCGCGGCCGCGCTCGCGATGCTGCTCCTCGTCGACCGGCTCGTCCGCGCGACCCGGCTGGGCCAGTCGATCCGCGCGGTCGCCGAGGACGCCGAGACCGCCACGCTTCTCGGCGTCGACGTCGACCGGGTGATCGTGGCGACGTTCGTGCTCGGCGGGCTGCTGGCCGGCGCCGGCGGCTTCCTGTACGCGATGACCTTCAACGCCTCGTACACCATGGGGTTCGTCCCGGGGATCAAGGCCTTCACCGCCGCCGTGCTGGGCGGCATCGGCAACGTGCGCGGCGCGGTGCTCGGCGGTCTGCTGCTGGGCGTGGTCGAGAGCTTCGGCGGTTACCTGCTGGAGGCCTCCTACAAGGACGTCATCGCCTTCGTCGTCCTGGTCGGCGTGCTGCTGCTGCGCCCGTCCGGCCTGCTCGGCGCGCGGCTCGGGCGGCCCGCGTGA
- a CDS encoding branched-chain amino acid ABC transporter substrate-binding protein, which yields MDGLARRHRLIGTVAAVAAVTAAAAGCGGSGSDSSNGGKKEYAIGFQGPLSGENQQLGINAYNGVLTAIDEANRNTRLPFTLRIVASDDQGTPEQGPTAAQKLVDNKDVVAVVGPVFSGATKSSEPLFSQAGLLSVSPSATNPQLTDLGFKTFYRVIAPDTVQGSAAANYLAKALKAKRVFSLDDRSDYGTGLSTALEKGLRADAVTVTHDGINPTKDYTSEATKIIADHPDAVYYSGYYAEFALLVKALRGKGYTGKIMAGDGANDDQFIAQAGAATAEGTLLTCACGDANSDPKAARFVSQFKDVNSGAKPGTYSGEAYDATEAIISVLTNEGTKATRTSVRDDFRSVNIPGVTKQIRFDGRGEVQGSTVYVYEVRNGHRVVLGPTDQLTKP from the coding sequence ATGGATGGTCTGGCGCGGCGGCATCGGCTCATCGGAACCGTCGCGGCGGTTGCCGCCGTGACGGCCGCGGCCGCCGGCTGCGGCGGTAGCGGCTCCGACTCGTCGAACGGAGGGAAGAAGGAGTACGCGATCGGGTTCCAGGGACCACTGTCCGGTGAGAACCAGCAACTGGGGATCAACGCCTACAACGGCGTGCTCACCGCGATCGACGAGGCCAACCGGAACACCAGGCTGCCCTTCACGCTGCGGATCGTGGCCTCGGACGACCAGGGCACCCCCGAGCAGGGGCCGACGGCGGCGCAGAAGCTGGTCGACAACAAGGACGTCGTCGCGGTCGTCGGGCCGGTCTTCTCCGGCGCGACGAAGTCCAGCGAGCCCCTGTTCAGCCAGGCCGGGCTGCTGTCGGTCAGCCCGTCCGCGACGAACCCGCAGCTCACCGACCTCGGCTTCAAGACCTTCTACCGGGTGATCGCGCCGGACACGGTCCAGGGCTCGGCCGCCGCGAACTACCTGGCGAAGGCGCTGAAGGCCAAGCGGGTGTTCTCGCTGGACGACCGCAGCGACTACGGCACCGGCCTGTCGACGGCGCTCGAGAAGGGCCTGCGCGCCGACGCGGTCACCGTGACGCACGACGGCATCAACCCGACGAAGGACTACACCTCCGAGGCGACGAAGATCATCGCGGATCACCCGGACGCCGTCTACTACTCGGGCTACTACGCCGAGTTCGCGCTGCTGGTGAAGGCACTGCGCGGCAAGGGCTACACCGGCAAGATCATGGCTGGTGACGGCGCGAACGACGACCAGTTCATCGCGCAGGCCGGCGCCGCCACCGCCGAGGGCACCCTGCTGACCTGCGCCTGCGGTGACGCCAACTCCGACCCGAAGGCGGCCAGGTTCGTCTCTCAGTTCAAGGACGTCAACAGCGGCGCGAAGCCCGGCACGTACTCGGGCGAGGCCTACGACGCCACCGAGGCGATCATCTCGGTGCTCACCAACGAGGGCACGAAGGCCACCAGGACCTCCGTCCGCGACGACTTCCGCAGTGTGAACATCCCGGGCGTCACGAAGCAGATCCGTTTCGACGGGCGGGGTGAGGTCCAGGGCTCGACGGTCTACGTCTACGAGGTCCGCAACGGGCACCGCGTCGTGCTCGGCCCGACGGACCAGCTGACCAAGCCGTGA
- a CDS encoding response regulator: protein MSQPSSTPRRVLIAEDEALIRLDLREMLQEEGYEVVGEAGDGEMAVTLATKLRPDLVILDVKMPKMDGIEAGAKIAKERIAPVVILTAFSQRDLVERAREAGAMAYVVKPFQKKDLLPTIEMAMSRFTEIVSLEAEVEDLQGRLEARKIIERAKGVLQTEHKMTEPDAFRWIQRTSMNQRRTMRAVAEAVLSGEALPGQ from the coding sequence ATGAGCCAGCCATCCTCGACGCCGCGCCGGGTGCTGATCGCCGAGGACGAGGCGCTGATCCGTCTCGACCTGCGCGAGATGCTGCAGGAAGAGGGCTACGAGGTCGTCGGCGAGGCCGGCGACGGGGAGATGGCAGTGACGCTGGCGACCAAGCTGCGCCCGGATCTGGTCATCCTCGACGTGAAGATGCCGAAGATGGACGGCATCGAGGCCGGCGCGAAGATCGCCAAGGAGCGGATCGCCCCGGTCGTCATCCTCACCGCGTTCAGCCAGCGTGACCTGGTCGAGCGGGCCCGGGAGGCCGGCGCGATGGCCTACGTCGTCAAGCCGTTCCAGAAGAAGGACCTGCTGCCGACGATCGAGATGGCGATGAGCCGGTTCACCGAGATCGTCAGCCTGGAGGCCGAGGTCGAGGACCTGCAGGGCCGGCTGGAGGCTCGCAAGATCATCGAGCGGGCCAAGGGTGTGCTGCAGACCGAGCACAAGATGACCGAGCCGGACGCCTTCCGCTGGATTCAGCGCACCTCGATGAACCAGCGCCGGACGATGCGCGCGGTCGCCGAGGCGGTCCTGTCGGGGGAGGCCCTTCCCGGGCAGTGA